One stretch of Archocentrus centrarchus isolate MPI-CPG fArcCen1 chromosome 5, fArcCen1, whole genome shotgun sequence DNA includes these proteins:
- the LOC115780663 gene encoding guanine nucleotide exchange factor MSS4-like, whose amino-acid sequence MDQESKQSTDRASLVSEDGKNSKSVLCQRCGSKVLCPGTAVLAEKELFLPSMRKKSGLSSTEGSVDGDTLTAHWFVDDMYTFENVGFTNDVGRIKYLICADCEIGPIGWHCLDDKKSFYIALERVNHA is encoded by the exons ATGGATCAAGAATCGAAACAAAGCACGGACCGAGCCAGCCTTGTTTCCGAGGACGGGAAGAACAGCAAGTCTGTGCTGTGTCAGCGCTGCGGGTCCAAGGTGCTCTGCCCCGGCACGGCTGTGTTAGCGGAGAAGGAG CTGTTCCTGCCGTCCATGCGGAAAAAGAGCGGCCTCAGCAGCACAGAGGGCTCGGTGGACGGTGACACTCTGACTGCCCACTGGTTCGTGGACGACATGTACACTTTTGAGAACGTAGGCTTCACTAATGATGTGGGGAGGATCAAATACCTCATCTGTGCAGATTGCGAGATTGGACCAATCGGCTGGCACTGTTTGGATGACAAGAAAAGTTTCTACATCGCTTTGGAGAGGGTGAATCACGCATAG
- the LOC115780649 gene encoding adiponectin receptor protein 1-like produces MSGRNGSASDADCRISEDCQVPDVELMELGPLLEEGGARQAASKSVHPEGAAMLADEEEEDDEVGEVLTLPLQAHHAMEKMEEFVHKVWEGRWRVIPFHVLPEWLKDNDYLLHGHRPPMPSFRACFGSIFRIHTETGNIWTHLLGLILFLCLGTLTMLRPNMYFMAPLQEKVVFGMFFLGAVLCLSFSWLFHTVYCHSEKVSRTFSKLDYSGIALLIMGSFVPWLYYSFYCSPQPRLIYLTIVCILGIAAIIVAQWDRFSTPRHRPTRAGVFMGLGLSGIVPTMHFTIEEGFVKATTVGQMGWFYLMGAMYITGAGLYAARIPERYFPGKCDIWFHSHQIFHVLVVAAAFIHFYGVSNLQEFRYGLEGGCTDDSLL; encoded by the exons ATGTCAGGCCGAAACGGGTCTGCCAGTGATGCAGACTGCCGGATCTCTGAGGACTGCCAAGTCCCAGATGTTGAGCTGATGGAGCTGGGGCCACTGCTGGAAGAGGGAGGGGCACGGCAGGCAGCATCCAAAAGTGTCCATCCTGAG GGCGCTGCAATGCTTgctgatgaggaagaggaggatgatgaagtGGGCGAAGTTCTGACCTTACCACTACAGGCTCACCACGCCATGGAGAAGATGGAGGAGTTTGTacacaag GTTTGGGAGGGGCGCTGGAGAGTCATCCCTTTCCACGTCCTGCCAGAGTGGCTGAAGGACAACGATTACCTCCTGCATGGACATCGACCACCCATGCCCTCCTTCCGGGCCTGTTTTGGAAGCATCTTCAGAATTCACACTGAAACCGGAAACATCTGGACTCACCTGTTAG GGCTGATCTTATTCCTGTGTCTGGGCACGTTAACTATGCTGCGGCCCAACATGTATTTTATGGCCCCACTGCAAGAGAAGGTTGTGTTTGGGATGTTCTTCCTGGGCGCGGTGCTCTGCCTCAGCTTCTCCTGGCTTTTTCATACTGTCTACTGCCACTCTGAGAAAGTGTCTCGCACATTCTCCAA GCTTGACTACTCGGGGATCGCCCTCCTAATCATGGGCTCCTTCGTGCCCTGGCTGTACTACTCCTTCTATTGTTCCCCTCAGCCTCGCCTTATCTACCTCACCATTGTATGTATCCTCGGCATTGCCGCCATCATTGTCGCCCAGTGGGACCGATTCTCTACACCTCGTCACAGACCTACAAGAGCAG GCGTCTTCATGGGTCTCGGGCTAAGTGGCATTGTTCCCACCATGCACTTCACCATTGAGGAGGGCTTTGTTAAGGCCACCACAGTCGGACAGATGGGTTGGTTCTATTTGATGGGGGCCATGTATATCACCGGCGCTGGTCTGTACGCAGCCAGGATCCCCGAACGTTATTTCCCCGGCAAATGTGACATTTGG ttCCATTCTCATCAGATTTTTCACGTTCTGGTCGTGGCAGCAGCGTTCATCCATTTCTACGGCGTTTCCAACCTGCAGGAGTTCCGATACGGCCTCGAGGGGGGATGCACAGATGACTCTCTACTCTGA